A single genomic interval of Bacteroidota bacterium harbors:
- a CDS encoding ATP-binding protein has product MSSNQAVAILITGLPGSGKTYFAKHFAPAINAAYFSSDIMRKSKAPDHTYSISEKHHVYAALLERMEHSLRAGQTVVIDATFFLESLRDEFNKVAKTTHSKVRWIEVRANKSVIRDRLSKPREDSEADYGVYLKLRDQYQPLKERHLVLHSDKYTLDEMIEKAKDWMEEEI; this is encoded by the coding sequence ATGAGTTCCAATCAAGCAGTTGCGATATTGATCACGGGATTGCCCGGGTCTGGCAAGACCTATTTTGCCAAACATTTTGCGCCCGCGATCAATGCCGCCTATTTCAGTTCAGACATCATGCGCAAGTCCAAGGCGCCTGATCATACCTATTCGATTTCCGAGAAACATCATGTCTATGCTGCCTTGCTGGAACGGATGGAACATTCCCTGCGTGCAGGCCAAACAGTGGTCATTGATGCGACTTTTTTCTTGGAAAGTCTTCGCGATGAATTCAACAAAGTCGCCAAAACCACCCATTCCAAAGTGCGCTGGATTGAAGTGCGGGCCAATAAATCTGTCATCCGCGACCGGCTTTCCAAGCCTAGAGAAGACAGCGAGGCCGACTACGGAGTTTATTTGAAGTTGCGGGACCAATATCAACCGCTCAAGGAAAGGCATTTGGTCCTCCATTCCGACAAATACACTTTGGATG